The Mycolicibacterium duvalii DNA window GGTGGTCCCCCAGGAGGGACTGGACCGCCTTGGCGCGGTCGGCCACCTTGGTCTTGGCGGACGCCGCGGCGGTGTAACGCAGTCGTTTGGCGCGCTTGCGGATCCGGTGCAGGGCCTCGTCGGCGTTCGGGCCATCGGCATCCGGGCTCTCGGCACCGGCTTCCCCGGCCGCGGTGCGAGCGGCCTTCACGGCTTTGCGGACCCGGCGATAGGCCGACTCGATGCGGTCGGCGGTCTTCTCGGCTTTCCTTTCCGCCGGGGGTTCGGCGCCGGTGAGCGCTTCGAGGGCATCGAGCAACCGGAAATAGCGCGGCGAACGCATCGCCGACAGCGACCGCTTCCAGCCGGTCTGATAGCGCTTGCGGGCGCCCTCGACCAGGCGCGCGCGGACCGGCCCGCGCACCTCGTCGGCGGGCAGCGCGTCGAGAGCCCGCTCATACCGTTCGGCGAGCACCTCGGCGTCGCGGGCGATACCGAGCACCGCGCCGAGCTCGCGCAACTCCTCCAGAACCCAGTGATCGTCGGTGATTCCGAAAGTGTCCTCCGCGGACTGCAGCAGGCTGCGGATCTTGCGGACGGTCACCCGCATCTGATGGACGGAGTCGTCGACGTCGGCGCGGACGGCGCGATCCCACTCCAGCAACTCCTCGACATGGGCGGCGACGGCCCGGTGCAATGGATCGCCGGACACCGTCGACTCGCTGTCGGCTGCGTCGGTCGAGAGCACCCGGGCCAGTTTGGAGCCGTGACCGGCCGGCTGCGCGCCGGCGTCGAGCAGGCGATTGGTCAAGCGATCGAACAATTCGGGGTCCGCGCCCGGCGCCAGCTCCAGTTCCCATTCGCGCCAGCGCATCTCGTCACCGCCGTCGGCGCTGGCGCTGACCCGGTCGTCGCAGAACTCCGCGATCTGCACACCATCGGTGCCGTACAGCGTTTCGACGGTGCGCACCGTCCTGATCCTCGCCACCGGCGCGAGCGACTGGTCACGCACGATCGCCAGGACGACATCGCGGATGGCCTCCGGAACCACGGCGGTGTCGTCTCCGTCGGCAGTCGGATCGGCGTCGTCGTCCAGCGGTGCCCGAACCTCGGTGCGGGTGTCGGGACCGGCCGGCAACTTGACATGCCAGCCGGCGTCGGTCCCACCGGTGCGGCGGCGCAGGGTGATCCGGTGCCGCCGCAAGTCGCCGCCAGGTGTGTCGAAGTAGACAGCGTCGAGTGACTGTGACAGCGATCGCTCGGCGCGGGCGACCGCCGACAGCCCGGCGAAGGACGGAGCGACGGTGGTGTCGACGACCTCGAACTTGCGTTCCGTCTCGGTGTACCTGGAGGTTTTGGTCGAATCTGCGGCCATGGTCACCTTCGTCTCGCGCCTTCGGAAAGATCACCAGCCTGCCACAGGAAGGTGACGATACGACCCACGACCGCGGACGCGCCGGAAACAAGATCGGATCCCTACCGGCGTTTCGTAAGGCGCTCTCTTAGAATGCTCTTATGAGTCCAGAGATGAGGCTTGAGGATTATCTCGACCGCGAGGGCAACATCGCGATCCCGTCGGGTGTCACGCTGACGTCCTTCCTCGACCGCAACGTCGAGTTGTTCGGTGATCAGCCGGCCTATCGTTATCTCGATTTCGACCATGACCGCACCGTCGAGCTGAACTGGTCGGCTCTCGGGGTGCGGTTGCGCGCCATCGGTGGTCGGCTGCAACACCTCACCCGTCCCGGTGACCGGGTCGCGATCCTGGCGCCGCAGGGCGTCGACTACGTCGTGGCGTTCTTCGCGGCGATCCAGGCCGGGACCATTGCGGTGCCGTTGTTCGCGCCGGAGCTGCCCGGGCACGCCGAGCGGCTCGACGCCGTCCTCGACGACGCCCGCCCGACGGTGGTGTTGACCACGACGTCGGCGGCCAAGGCTGTCGGCGACTTCCTGCGGACGCTGCCGCGGGACCGCCGGCCCCGGATGATCGCCGTGGACGCGGTGCCCGACAGCGTCGGCGCCGGTTTCCTGCCGGTCCCGCTGGACACCGATGCGATCGCCTATCTGCAGTACACGTCGGGCTCCACCCGCACCCCGGCAGGGGTGCAGATCACGCACCGCTCGGCGTGCACCAACGTCGTGCAGATGATCATGTCGATCGGGCTGGACTGGGACATTCGCAGCGTCAGCTGGCTGCCGTTGTTCCACGACATGGGCCTGTTGATGATCATGTTCCCGGCGCTGACGGGCGGCCACATCACCCTGATGTCGCCGGTGGCATTCGTGCGCCGGCCGTACCGGTGGATCAAGGAGCTGGGCGCCACCGACAAACCGATGTTCGCCGCGGCGCCCAACTTCGCGTTCGAACTGGCCGCCACGCGGGGCCTGCCGCCGGCGGGGGAGCACCTCGACCTGAGCAACGTGGCGGGCCTGATCAACGGCTCCGAGCCGGTCAACATGGCCTCGGTGGAGAAATTCGTCGACGCGTTCGCGCCGTACGGTCTGCAGCCGAGCGCGATCAAGCCGTCCTACGGTATGGCCGAGGCGACACTGTTCGTCTCCACCACGCCGGCCGATTCCGTGCCGACGGCGGTGTACCTCGACCGGCACGAGCTCAACGCCGGGCGCGCGGTGAAGGTGGCCGCCGATCATCCCGACGCGGTGGCGCAGGTGTCCTGCGGTCACGTCGCGCGCAGCCAGTGGGCGGTCGTCGTCGCACCGGACACCGAGGCCGAACTGCCCGACGGCCGTGTCGGCGAGATCTGGTTGCACGGCGACAACATCGGCACCGGCTACTGGGGCCGACCCAAGGAAACCGAACTGACCTTCGTCAACAAGCTGCAGACGCGCCAGGAGACCGGCAGCCACGCCGAAGGCTGCGCCGAGGGGGCGCACTGGCTGCGCACCGGCGACCTCGGTGTCTACATCGACGGTCAACTGCACATCACCGGCCGGATCAAGGACATGGTGATCGTCGACGGGCGCAATCATTATCCGCAAGACATCGAAGCGACCGTCGCGCAAGCATCCTCGGCGGTGCGAACCGGATTCGTCGCGGCGTTCTCGGTGCCGGGTGCCACCGGTGAGGTGCTGGCGATCGTCGCCGAACGGGCCGCCGGGGCGGGCCGGGTCGATGCCGCACCGGTCACCGAGGCCATCCGTGCAGCGGTGTCGCGTAAGCACGCGTTGCCGATAGACGACGTGAAACTCGTTGCCGCAGGCACCATTCCGCGTACCACCAGCGGCAAGCTGGCGCGACGGGCGTGCCGGGCCGGATATCTGGACGGCATGCTGTAATACAGTCGCTGCGTGAGCGACTACCAGACCCTGAGCTTCGAGCAGACCGGCGCGATCGCCCGGATCACGCTGAATCGGCCCGACGCCGCCAACGGCATGAACGCGACCATGACTCGCGAGCTGGCCGCCGCGGCGGCGCGGTGTGACGTTCCGGCGACCAAGGTGGTGTTGATCACCGGTGCCGGCCGGTTCTTCTGCGCCGGAGGCGATCTCAAGGACTTTTCCTCGGCGCCGAGCCGGGGGGCCCACATCAAGGGCGTCGCCGACGATCTCCACCGCGCGATCTCCACATTCGCGCGCTGCGACGCGGTGGTCATCACGGCGGTCAACGGCACCGCCGCCGGCGCGGGCTTCTCGCTGGCCGTGACCGGCGACCTGGTGCTGGCCGCCGAGTCGGCGTCGTTCACGATGGCCTACACCCGGGTCGGGCTCAGCCCCGACGGCAGCTCGTCGTACTACCTACCGCGGCTGATCGGCATCGCCAGGACCAAGCAGCTGATGCTGACCAACCGCACGCTGAGCGCTACGGAGGCCGCCGACTGGGGGCTGGTCACCGAGGTGGTTCCCACTGACACGCTGGCCGCGCGCGCCGACGAGCTCGCCGAACAGATGGCCGCGACCTCGGCCGGTTCCAACGGCGGCGTCAAAACCTTGCTGCTGGACACGTTCGGCAACGGCCTGGAACAGCAGATGGAGCTCGAGTCCCGGCTGATCGCGGCGCGCGCGGAATCGGCCGACGGTAGGGAAGGCGTCGACGCGTTCCTGGCCAAACGCCGCGCCGACTTCGCCTAAAAGGAGTGCTCCTCGGCGGGGAAGACGCCGGCGGCAACCTCCTCGGCGTACTGCACGGCCGCCCGGCGCAACTCGTCGCCGACGGCTCCGAACCGCTTGACGAACTTCGCGGTCCTGCCGTGGGTCATGCCGGCCATGTCCTGCCACACCAGCACCTGTGCGTCGCAGTTGGGGCCGGCGCCGATCCCCACGGTGGGGATGGTCAGCTTGCCGGTGATCTGGGTGGCCAGCTCGGCGGGCACCATCTCCATGACCACCGCGAAGGCGCCGGCCTCCTGTACCGCGATCGCGTCGTGGATGGTCTGCTCGGCGGCGTCGCCGCGGCCCTGGACCCGGAAGCCGCCGAGGCCGTTGACGCTCTGCGGGGTGAAGCCGATGTGTGCCATCACCGGGATGCCGGCCGCGCTGAGCGTGGCGATCTGCTCCGCGACGCGCTCGCCGCCCTCGAGTTTGACGGCGTGCGCGCCGCTCTCCTTGAGGAACCGCGTGGCCGTGGCCAGCGCCGCAGCCGGGCCGCCCTCGTAGCTGCCGAACGGCAGATCGGCCACCACCAGCGCATGCGGTGCGCCGCGCACGACACCACGGACCAGCGGGATCAGCTCGTCGACGGTGACCGGCACGGTGGTGTCGTAGCCGTAGACCACATTGGCCGCGGAGTCACCGACCAGAAGCACGGGGATCTGGGCGTCGTCGAAGATCGCGGCCGACGAGTAATCGTAGGCGGTCAGCATGGCCCATTTGTGGCCTTCGGCCTTCCACTTGTGCAAATGGTGGGTACGCACCTTGACCCGTGGTTTGGGCGTGCTGGCGGCTCCGTAGACAGTCTGCTCGGACATCGTTGTCCCCTCTTCGGGTCGGTCGTTCGAATCCTCGAGGCCGCGTCGGGTCCCCGGGTTCGCTGACAGTTCCCCAGTCTGCCACCCGGGGCAGTGTCTGTTGAATGGCGTGTTGAGTGGATTTCCTCACACTCGAGGCTGGTCAGCATACGATCGGCGCCATGCAACGTCTCAGCGGGTTGGACGCCAGTTTTCTCTATCTCGAGACGGCAGCGCAGCCCCTGCACGTGTGCTCGATCCTCGAACTCGACACCACGACGATGCCCGGCGGTTACACATTCGACCGGTTCCGCGACGGGTTGAACCTGCGAATCAAGGCAATGCCGGAGTTCCGGGAGAAGCTGGCGGACAACCGGTTCAACCTGGACCATCCGGTGTGGGTGGAGGACAAGGACTTCGACGTCGACCGGCACCTGCACCGCATCGGTCTGCCGTCGCCGGGCGGCCGTGTCGAACTGGCCCAGATCTGCGGCCACATCGCGTCGCTACCCCTGGACCGCTCCCGGCCACTGTGGGAAATGTGGGTCATCGAGAATTACTGCGGTACCGGCGCCGACCCGGACGCCGAGCAGTGTCGCATCGCCGTGATGACCAAGGTGCACCACGCCAGCGTCGACGGTGTGACGGGTGCCAATCTGCTGTCGAAGCTGTGCTCGACCGAGCCGGACGCCCCGCCGCCGGACCCGGTCGACGGGCCCGGCGACGCCACCGGGCTCGAGATCGCGGTCAGCGGCGCGGTGCGGTTCGCCACGAGGCCGCTGCGGCTAACCAACGTGGTGCCGGCCACGGTGTCGACGGTGGTGGACACAGTCCGACGCGCGCGTAACGGTCTGACCATGGCGTCTCCGTTCAGCGCGCCCAAGACCGCGTTCAACGCCAACGTCACCAGTCACCGCAACGTCGCGTTCACCCAACTTGACCTCGAGGACGTCAAAACGGTCAAGAACCACTTCGGCGTGAAGGTCAACGACGTCGTGATGGCGTTGGTGTCCGGGGGGCTGCGCGCGTTCCTGCTCGAGCGCGGCGAACTGCCCGGCAACTCGCTGGTCGCGATGGTTCCGGTGTCGGTGCATGAGCGCTCCGACCGTCCGGGACGCAACCAGGTCTCGGGAATGTTCTCGCGGCTGGAGACCAATATCGACGACCCGGCTGAGCGCCTGCGAGCCATCGCTGATGCCAACGGTGTTGCCAAACAACACTCTTCGGCCATCGGCGCGACGCTGCTGCAGGACTGGACGCAGTTCGCCGCGCCCGCGGTGTTCGGCGCCGCGATGCGGGTGTATGCCAGTAGCAGACTCGGCGGCGCTCGACCGGTGCACAACCTCGTGGTGTCCAACGTGCCGGGACCGCAGATGCCGCTGTACATGCTCGGCTGCGAGGTCAAGGCGATGTACCCGCTGGGCCCGATCTTCCACGGCAGCGGGCTGAACATGACGGTGATGTCACTCAACGGCAACCTCGACGTCGGGATGGTCTCCTGCCCCGAACTGCTGCCCGACCTGTGGACCCTGGCGGACAACTTCGCGCCGGCGCTGGCCGAACTGGTCGACGCGACACGCTAGATCGGCTGCGGTAAACACACGCTTGCCAGCGTCGATGCCCCGTCATGGCAGCATGTGTTGCCATGAGCCTCATCACCGGGGCCGCGCGCAGCGGCCTGGCCCTCGCTGCGGCGGTGACCGTCGTGGCCGGATGCAGCAATCTGGTGCAGGGCACGGCGGTGATCTCGGTACCCCTGCCGGGCACACCGATCCAGTGGGGCCCGTGCGAGGCGGCCGACGGACCGTCCGATCAGGCCATGATCCCGCCCGACGCCGAGTGCGGCATGTTGTCCGTGCCCGTCAACTGGGACAACCCCGACGCCCCCGACGGTGACATCGCCCAGTTGGCGATGATCCGGTTCCAGGCCACCGGCGAGAAGATCGGCTCGTTGCTGATCAACCCGGGCGGCCCGGGCGAGTCGGGCGTCGACGCCGCGATCGGCATGCTGCCGACCCTGCCCCGGGAACTGCGCCAGCGCTTCGACCTGGTCGGCTTCGATCCACGCGGCGTCGCGCGGTCGGCGCCGGCGGTGTGGTGCAACAGCGACGAGGACAACGACCGGCTGCGCGCCGACAACGTCGTCGAATACACCCCTGAGGGGGTGGCGCACATGGAGACCCAGACCAAAGAGTTCATCGAGCGCTGCGTCGACAAGATGGGCAAGGAGTTCCTGGCCAACGTCGGAACCGCCAGTGTGGTCAAGGATCTCGATGCGATGCGGGAGGCCCTCGGCGACGAGAAGCTCACCTACCTGGGATATTCCTACGGCACCCGGATCGGCGCCGGCTACGCCGAGGCCTATCCGCAGAACGTGCGCGCCATGATCCTCGACGGCGCGATCGACCCGAACGCCGATCCGCTCGAGGCCGATGTGCGGCAGGCCGCGGCGTTCCAACAGGCCTTCGACGACTACGCGGCCGACTGCGCCAAGAGTCCCGACTGCCCGCTGGGGACCGACCCGGCCAAGGCGGTCGACGAATACCACGACCTGGTGTGGCCGTTGGTCGACGAGCCGGCCAAAACCAGCGATCCGCGGGGACTGAGCTACAACGATGCGCTGGTCGGCACCATCCTGCCGCTGTATTCGCCGACGTTGTGGCGGCACCTGACCGTGGCGCTGACCGAGATCGAGAACGGTCGCGGCGACACCATGCTGGCGCTGTCCGACCTGTACATGGGGCGTGACGCCGAGGGTCACTACAGCAACAAGACCGACGCCCGGATCGCGATCAACTGCGTGGACAAACCCGCGATCACCGACCGCGACAAGCTCGTCGAGCTGGACCGCCGCACCCGCGAGGTCGCACCGTTCATGAGCTACGGCGAGTTCACCGGCTACGCCCCGATGTCGGCCTGCGCCATGTGGCCCGTGCCGCGCACCACCGACCAGCGCGAGATCAAGGTCAACGGGTTGCCCCCGGTGCTGGTGATCTCGACCACCAATGATCCGGCCACGCCGTACCAGGCCGGGGTGGATCTGGCCCGCCAGCTCGGCGGCACGTTGCTGACCTACGAAGGCACTCAGCACACCGTGTCATTGCAGGGCGACAAGTGCATCGACGACATCGCGACGCGCTATCTGG harbors:
- a CDS encoding CYTH and CHAD domain-containing protein; the encoded protein is MAADSTKTSRYTETERKFEVVDTTVAPSFAGLSAVARAERSLSQSLDAVYFDTPGGDLRRHRITLRRRTGGTDAGWHVKLPAGPDTRTEVRAPLDDDADPTADGDDTAVVPEAIRDVVLAIVRDQSLAPVARIRTVRTVETLYGTDGVQIAEFCDDRVSASADGGDEMRWREWELELAPGADPELFDRLTNRLLDAGAQPAGHGSKLARVLSTDAADSESTVSGDPLHRAVAAHVEELLEWDRAVRADVDDSVHQMRVTVRKIRSLLQSAEDTFGITDDHWVLEELRELGAVLGIARDAEVLAERYERALDALPADEVRGPVRARLVEGARKRYQTGWKRSLSAMRSPRYFRLLDALEALTGAEPPAERKAEKTADRIESAYRRVRKAVKAARTAAGEAGAESPDADGPNADEALHRIRKRAKRLRYTAAASAKTKVADRAKAVQSLLGDHQDSVVSRAHLSRQAESAHAAGEDTFTYGVLYQQEADLAQRCEEQLDAALKDLDKAVAKATKGG
- a CDS encoding fatty acyl-AMP ligase → MSPEMRLEDYLDREGNIAIPSGVTLTSFLDRNVELFGDQPAYRYLDFDHDRTVELNWSALGVRLRAIGGRLQHLTRPGDRVAILAPQGVDYVVAFFAAIQAGTIAVPLFAPELPGHAERLDAVLDDARPTVVLTTTSAAKAVGDFLRTLPRDRRPRMIAVDAVPDSVGAGFLPVPLDTDAIAYLQYTSGSTRTPAGVQITHRSACTNVVQMIMSIGLDWDIRSVSWLPLFHDMGLLMIMFPALTGGHITLMSPVAFVRRPYRWIKELGATDKPMFAAAPNFAFELAATRGLPPAGEHLDLSNVAGLINGSEPVNMASVEKFVDAFAPYGLQPSAIKPSYGMAEATLFVSTTPADSVPTAVYLDRHELNAGRAVKVAADHPDAVAQVSCGHVARSQWAVVVAPDTEAELPDGRVGEIWLHGDNIGTGYWGRPKETELTFVNKLQTRQETGSHAEGCAEGAHWLRTGDLGVYIDGQLHITGRIKDMVIVDGRNHYPQDIEATVAQASSAVRTGFVAAFSVPGATGEVLAIVAERAAGAGRVDAAPVTEAIRAAVSRKHALPIDDVKLVAAGTIPRTTSGKLARRACRAGYLDGML
- a CDS encoding enoyl-CoA hydratase/isomerase family protein, with the translated sequence MSDYQTLSFEQTGAIARITLNRPDAANGMNATMTRELAAAAARCDVPATKVVLITGAGRFFCAGGDLKDFSSAPSRGAHIKGVADDLHRAISTFARCDAVVITAVNGTAAGAGFSLAVTGDLVLAAESASFTMAYTRVGLSPDGSSSYYLPRLIGIARTKQLMLTNRTLSATEAADWGLVTEVVPTDTLAARADELAEQMAATSAGSNGGVKTLLLDTFGNGLEQQMELESRLIAARAESADGREGVDAFLAKRRADFA
- the panB gene encoding 3-methyl-2-oxobutanoate hydroxymethyltransferase, which translates into the protein MSEQTVYGAASTPKPRVKVRTHHLHKWKAEGHKWAMLTAYDYSSAAIFDDAQIPVLLVGDSAANVVYGYDTTVPVTVDELIPLVRGVVRGAPHALVVADLPFGSYEGGPAAALATATRFLKESGAHAVKLEGGERVAEQIATLSAAGIPVMAHIGFTPQSVNGLGGFRVQGRGDAAEQTIHDAIAVQEAGAFAVVMEMVPAELATQITGKLTIPTVGIGAGPNCDAQVLVWQDMAGMTHGRTAKFVKRFGAVGDELRRAAVQYAEEVAAGVFPAEEHSF
- a CDS encoding WS/DGAT/MGAT family O-acyltransferase, whose product is MQRLSGLDASFLYLETAAQPLHVCSILELDTTTMPGGYTFDRFRDGLNLRIKAMPEFREKLADNRFNLDHPVWVEDKDFDVDRHLHRIGLPSPGGRVELAQICGHIASLPLDRSRPLWEMWVIENYCGTGADPDAEQCRIAVMTKVHHASVDGVTGANLLSKLCSTEPDAPPPDPVDGPGDATGLEIAVSGAVRFATRPLRLTNVVPATVSTVVDTVRRARNGLTMASPFSAPKTAFNANVTSHRNVAFTQLDLEDVKTVKNHFGVKVNDVVMALVSGGLRAFLLERGELPGNSLVAMVPVSVHERSDRPGRNQVSGMFSRLETNIDDPAERLRAIADANGVAKQHSSAIGATLLQDWTQFAAPAVFGAAMRVYASSRLGGARPVHNLVVSNVPGPQMPLYMLGCEVKAMYPLGPIFHGSGLNMTVMSLNGNLDVGMVSCPELLPDLWTLADNFAPALAELVDATR
- a CDS encoding alpha/beta hydrolase, with amino-acid sequence MSLITGAARSGLALAAAVTVVAGCSNLVQGTAVISVPLPGTPIQWGPCEAADGPSDQAMIPPDAECGMLSVPVNWDNPDAPDGDIAQLAMIRFQATGEKIGSLLINPGGPGESGVDAAIGMLPTLPRELRQRFDLVGFDPRGVARSAPAVWCNSDEDNDRLRADNVVEYTPEGVAHMETQTKEFIERCVDKMGKEFLANVGTASVVKDLDAMREALGDEKLTYLGYSYGTRIGAGYAEAYPQNVRAMILDGAIDPNADPLEADVRQAAAFQQAFDDYAADCAKSPDCPLGTDPAKAVDEYHDLVWPLVDEPAKTSDPRGLSYNDALVGTILPLYSPTLWRHLTVALTEIENGRGDTMLALSDLYMGRDAEGHYSNKTDARIAINCVDKPAITDRDKLVELDRRTREVAPFMSYGEFTGYAPMSACAMWPVPRTTDQREIKVNGLPPVLVISTTNDPATPYQAGVDLARQLGGTLLTYEGTQHTVSLQGDKCIDDIATRYLVDLTLPPPDTRC